Proteins co-encoded in one Astyanax mexicanus isolate ESR-SI-001 chromosome 1, AstMex3_surface, whole genome shotgun sequence genomic window:
- the psmc4 gene encoding 26S proteasome regulatory subunit 6B, which translates to MKMEDGGVLVEKAPEEVPAVLASRPQTGLSFLAPEPEDLEDLYSRYKKLQQELEFLEVQEEYIKDEQKNLKKEFLHAQEEVKRIQSIPLVIGQFLEAVDQNTAIVGSTTGSNYYVRILSTIDRELLKPNASVALHKHSNALVDVLPPEADSSIMMLSSDQKPDVMYADIGGMDIQKQEVREAVELPLTHFELYKQIGIDPPRGVLMYGPPGCGKTMLAKAVAHHTTAAFIRVVGSEFVQKYLGEGPRMVRDVFRLAKENAPAIIFIDEIDAIATKRFDAQTGADREVQRILLELLNQMDGFDQNVNVKVIMATNRADTLDPALLRPGRLDRKIEFPLPDRRQKRLIFSTITSKMNLSEEVDLEDYVARPDKISGADINSICQEAGMLAVRENRYIVLAKDFEKAYKTVIKKDEQEHEFYK; encoded by the exons ATGAAGATGGAGGACGGCGGAGTGCTGGTGGAGAAAGCGCCG GAGGAGGTGCCGGCGGTGCTGGCCTCTCGGCCTCAGACCGGCTTGTCTTTCTTGGCCCCTGAACCTGAAGATCTGGAGGATCTGTACAGCAGATATAAG aagctgcagcaggagctggagtttctggaggtgcagGAGGAGTATATTAAAGATGAGCAGAAGAACCTGAAGAAGGAGTTCCTCCACGCTCAGGAGGAGGTGAAGAGGATACAGAGCATCCCTCTGGTGATCGGACAGTTCCTGGAGGCTGTGGATCAGAACACCGCCATCGTCGGATCCACCACAG GCTCGAACTACTACGTGCGAATCCTGAGCACTATAGACCGAGAGCTGCTGAAGCCCAACGCCTCGGTCGCTCTGCACAAACACAGCAACGCTCTGGTGGACGTACTGCCCCCGGAGGCAGACAGCAGCATCATGATGCTCagctcag ATCAGAAGCCGGATGTGATGTATGCTGATATTGGTGGGATGGATATTCAGAAGCAGGAGGTTCGGGAGGCGGTGGAGCTTCCCCTCACACACTTCGAGCTCTATAAACAG atcGGTATCGACCCGCCCCGAGGTGTGCTGATGTACGGCCCCCCCGGCTGTGGGAAAACCATGCTGGCTAAAGCTGTGGCTCATCACACTACAG cGGCGTTTATCCGTGTGGTGGGCTCGGAGTTTGTTCAGAAGTATCTGGGTGAGGGTCCTCGTATGGTGAGAGACGTCTTCAGGCTGGCCAAAGAGAACGCCCCCGCCATCATCTTCATAGACGAGATAGACGCCATCGCTACCAAGCGTTTCGATGCTCAGACTGGAG CTGATCGAGAGGTGCAGAGGATCCTCCTGGAGCTGCTGAACCAGATGGACGGTTTTGACCAGAATGTGAACGTGAAG GTCATCATGGCCACTAACAGAGCAGATACTCTGGACCCGGCTCTGCTGCGCCCCGGACGACTGGACCGAAAGATCGAGTTCCCGCTGCCGGACCGCCGACAGAAACGCCTCATCTTCTCCACCATCACCAGCAAGATGAACCTGTCCGAGGAGGTGGACCTGGAGGACT ATGTTGCCAGGCCGGATAAGATCTCTGGAGCGGATATTAACTCTATTTGTCAGGAG